CGGTGGCATCCCGTATCGCTGCAGCAGGTGCGGAAACTTGGTGGGTACCCGAATTCAAATCTTTTGTTCCTGGTCGTGTGCCTCTTCCCATAAAAACAAAGGATGCCGTAAAGATATGGCAACTCCGCCTTTGTGAAAACTGCGTTAGCAAGGCCTTTGCCGACTTCTTGGCCTTTGAGAAGTCTAGGACCAAGAAGTACATAAAAACGTGCTTGCTGCTCATCCTTCTCGGCATTTTCGGATTTGCACTGCTCTATTATCTTCAGAGACAACAATGGGACCTTGCTACAGGGATTATGGCACTTATCATGTCGGGTGGGCTGCTGCCGTTTGGCCAAATAATAGTTGGGGGCTGCTTTGTAGGCGGAATCCTTGGAGTGCCAGTAATGATTATTCGATATATTATGCTTACCTTGAAGCTTAGAAGCATAGATATTTCAACAGGTACCACCCCAGAGAAAACAATCGACAAAGCTTTTCGCGGGGAAGCCGAAAAGATTCTACAGGAACCGGAAAACAGCATTCCTGTTCCGAAGTATCTTGACTATAACCAGTTAGCATATGGAATCAAAACCCGTACTAACGGTAAGGTTGAAAAGCGACAACGCCTGGTTTTGGGAGTAGCCAATTCCTTGGAAGAGATTAGAAACAGAGTTCCTCGGCATTGGTTGGCGGCGGTGGATGAAGAGTTGCTTCCCACCCCGGAAGAAGTCAGTGTAGAGACGCAGTCGGAGTCCACCTCAATGGATGATTCCTCGCCCGAAAGGCTTTTGGCATGCCCAGCGTGTGCGATGTTTCTGCAAAGGAGGGTGGCACAGTGCCCACACTGCGGGGCCGCAATACGTGAGTAAGTCGGAGCAGCGACAGTCCGAAAAATTGACCTGTTTGAGTGCTATCAGAATTGCCCCACCCTTGAATGAATCTGTTGAATGGCACCCTGAAGACCATTCCTGGCAAGCGCCAAGGTCTAGACAGGTTTATGAGAGATCGCCACAGCCTCCACCAGATCAATTCTGAGCGACTTTATGAATTGTTGAATGGGTAATTGGGAGGGACTGACGTTGTCCCCCGCCCCGGAACTTCCCGTTCAATCGGGGATTACGGATTTCGGATGGTTCGGCGGACAAGGCTACACGCACCCCTGATCCATCAGCTAAATAGAAATCCCATCCTTGAGCAGGTCCTGATACAGAGTTCAGGCGAAGCACCCCAAGAAAAATTCCGGCAGGTCTTGAGACGCAAGCATAGGATGGCAAGAAAGGAAAGGGGTCACGTCTGCTCTTGGCTCATGCCCTGGCTCATCCGGCATTTGCGTACTTGACCAATCGCAATCAGGATGACTAGTTATTTTAGACAGTTGAAAGGCCTCGAAGTCCTTCCAACGAGGAATGCTGAGGCCGCAATGTACTCCGCAGGTCACGGACTTCGAGACTATCCTGATCGACTGATGAATGGACACGAAGAGCGAGGTCATGACAGTCTCCGTTAAGGGGCCAATCCCAAATGTCAGTAGCGCCAGAGGAGACGTTTTCCTATGTCATTTCAACTCGTTCCTGACACCTCAAATCATCACGTACGCACTTACCGGATGAGCCCATGTCCTGCCGTCTTCCAATCCAGCGAGTCTCAGGGATGAGTCAAGAGCAGTTCCGATGCAGCATAATTCCGTTTGTCGGTGGGGTGCACGTCCGAGCCGGTAACCTGCTGACAGGCTCGAACGGAGAATGATACGTCATTGAATTTGTGAAACCGCGTGCTTACGAGATCCCGAGCTGCTTTCGCATGCCCAGTTCGTCCATGCACGGAACCAATGCCGTCACACTCGTGGGCCGCCAATCGGCCAAACGCTAGTTGGAGATGAGAACTTCGTTCATCTTGTATAGCATGTACTCCTGCTGGTCACCTGACGTCTTTTTCTTCTTCTTGGCCTGCGCGTCGGCACTCTGCGAGCCCCCGGTATTTACGGGTGGCGGTGCGACCACACGGGAGGAGGTGCTGCTCTGTCCTCCAGCTGATTTAGCCCAGGCTTGCGGCGTGTCCATCAGGGCCACAGAGTAAAACACCAACGCGAAGACCGCCGCGAAAGCCAGTAACATAGTCTTACTTTTCATCGTTCACCTCTGATCAATTTGGCCTGTGGGGCGGACGTTCGAGCCGACCATAATTTGCTGATCGGCTCGGACTAAAAAGGATACGGCACTGAATTTATGAAACAGAGTGCTTATGAGCCCCCGAGCTGCTTTCGCATGCCCAGCTCGTCCATGTACATCCATTCCTCAGCGATCTTGCCGTCAGCCACCCGGCTGACCGCAACCCCGCTAACCTTAAAGCAACCGCCCTTGGACGGGATGTCCGGCAGGTCCTTCACCTGGCAGCCTGAGAAAGTAAAACGGGTCACGACCTTATCACCTTCCGCGATTTGATCTTCTATGGTGCAGGAGGAGTCTCGTATTGCTTCCATAAAAGCGCTGCACGCTTCTTTGTGGGCCTCGCGGCCGCGGGGAAAGTCCGGCTGCGAGGAATCGTGCATCATATAGTCTTCACTGATTAACTCAAGTGCTGCTTCCATATCGTGCTGGTTGCACCCTCTTTCAAAACCTAGGCGAACCACTTCCTTGGCATCCATTGTAAGGTTCCTTTCGCTGTACTATTTGACGGAGCCGGTTTGGCCGGGTCTTGTTCAGGAGGTTTTTTATGATGGAAACGCCGGCAAAGCCGAAAACTCATGCCATCGGCATCCGACCCATGTGTCCACGTTTTCTCAAGAACCCGGCCGGACTCCATTAACAAGAAATTAGGCACTTGCTCCGGGTCAGTCAACTCGGCAAACAAACCGGAACCATGCGGCCTGATACCAATGCGCTTTCTAATAGGTGATACGAATCCTTGTCCAATGGGCAAGATCAGGGATCGCTGTAGGGGCAGACCTGGGTGTCTGCCCGCTCTCTGGGCGCACACGCAGGTGCGCCCAGACCTGGAAATGCGTCAATTTCAGGGTTTTGAGACAGTCTCCTTACACCCGTGGCTACGCATGGGACGCCCTTTCAGGGCTCTCAAGATGCGGCCAAGTCTTCTCTTGACTTATATCGCTCACCGACCCTAGAGGTAATGCATACGATGTAGAAGTGTGCGACTATCACTGACTTTGGAAAGGTGAGCAAGGAATGAAAAGGTTACCGCCGATTCATCCAGGTGAAATCCTCTTGGAAGAACTTATGAAGCCTTTGGAACTGAGCCAGAACGCGCTTGCGCGTCATCTTGGCGTTGATCCTAGGACGGTAAATCAGATCGTCAATGGGAAACGGTCGATCACAGCAATGATGGCGTTGCGCTTAGCGCGATATTTGCGGATGACTCCCGGTTTCTGGATGAACCTCCAGGCTCGGTACGATTTGGAGACAGCCAAAGATGCAGCAGAGGCGGAAATTCGCAGGACCGTTAAACCACGTCCAATGAAACAGCGTGACGCGGCTGCATGATGCTTCGCCTTAGGCAAATTGGAAACACCCAATTCAACTCACGGTCAGGAAAACGCATTACGTATGGTGTCCCCTGAATTTCGGAATTTGGAATTTTGGGGATTTTTTGGGTGGATATAACTTATGCGGCGGTTGTCTTTTGAGAGCTATCCCTTACTTTTACCTCCCCGTAAATTTTATCGGCGTACGCATCCTGTGCAAGCTCTAGGTCATAATCTGCCTGCAATCCCATCCAGAATTGAGCCGAAGTGCCGAAATGCCTAGCCAGGCGTAAGGCCGTATCAGACGTAATGCCTCGTTTACGATTGACGATTTCATTGATACGCCGCGGGGGGACCTTGAGGTCCCGTGCAAGCTGGTTCTGGCTTATACCCAT
This region of Desulfomonile tiedjei genomic DNA includes:
- a CDS encoding ester cyclase translates to MDAKEVVRLGFERGCNQHDMEAALELISEDYMMHDSSQPDFPRGREAHKEACSAFMEAIRDSSCTIEDQIAEGDKVVTRFTFSGCQVKDLPDIPSKGGCFKVSGVAVSRVADGKIAEEWMYMDELGMRKQLGGS
- a CDS encoding HigA family addiction module antidote protein; this translates as MKRLPPIHPGEILLEELMKPLELSQNALARHLGVDPRTVNQIVNGKRSITAMMALRLARYLRMTPGFWMNLQARYDLETAKDAAEAEIRRTVKPRPMKQRDAAA
- a CDS encoding HigA family addiction module antidote protein, producing MSTKTLAPLHPGEVLLEEFMRPMGISQNQLARDLKVPPRRINEIVNRKRGITSDTALRLARHFGTSAQFWMGLQADYDLELAQDAYADKIYGEVKVRDSSQKTTAA